The following is a genomic window from Acidobacteriota bacterium.
TCCCGCTGGGCCACGAGGCGCCGCTCGCGAGTCGATGCGGCGCGAAGCAGGACACCGGTCACCAGCAGCATCAGTGCGAGGCCGCCGGCCCCGAGTCCGGCGGTCAGCCAGAGGAAGCGCCGGCGCGCCGCGGCCACGCCCGAACGGTCGATCCCCGCGACGATCCAGGTCGGCGGGCCCCCCGGATCCGACTCCAGCGGCGCGCGGTCGAGACGGACGTAGGCGAGGTCGAACGGGATGCCTCCGAGTTCGGTGCGGCCTGCAAGGTGGTCCGACTGGCCTCCCGGAAGGGGCGGCGGTGCCGGGAACGCGGCACCGACGGAGATCTCGCCGCGCAGGATCGCCAGCGGCACGCCCAGGTCGTGCGAGATCTCGTTGAGGAAGGCGGGCCCGAATCGCACGGCCCCGCGCACGGTGCCGAGGGTCCGCCCGGCGGCCGTGACCGGTACGTCGAACACGGCCGCCACCTGCCCGAGCAACGCCCGCCACGCCCCTCCGGACGACCTCGGAGGAGAGAGGCTTCCCAGCGACATGAGGGCGAGCGCGTTCGAGCCGCCGAGCGGGCGCCCCGCGGCGTCGAGGACGGCGATCAGCGGAGCCTCCGTACCGGAAGCGAGCCGGCGGACCGCGGCGCTCACCCGCGCGGCGTTGCGCTGGGCCAGCGCCTCCTGGAGCAGGCGGGCCTGCGCCAGTCCGCGGAGGAAGAGCCGGCTTCGCTCCACCCGCCGGAGGGTGAAGGCCGCGGCGACCGCGGCTGCCCTCTCCGCACGCGCCTCCTGCTCCCGGTCCAGCCGAACGCGCTCCCGCTGCCAGGAGACCACGCCCACCGCGCCCAGCGCGAGAGCTCCCGCAGCGGCGACGGCCGCCATCACGCGGGCGGTCTGCGGCAGTCCCGTGGGATCGTCCCGGGTCGGGCGGTCGCTCATGCCTGACGGTAGGAGGCGAGCTTGCGGTAGAGCGTCGCCAGGCTGATGCCGAGACGCTTCGCCGCAGCGCGCTTGTCGCCCGAGCACCGCTCGAGGGCGTGGAGGATCAGGTGACGCTCGGCCTCGGCCAGCGTCATCTCCTCGATGCGCCGGCCCGCGCCTTCCCGGCCGGATTCGTTACGGAGCGCCTCGGGAAGGTCGCCGACGTCGATCAGGGGCCCCTCGGCGAGCGCCGCCGCCCGCGCGATCACGTTTTCCAGCTCGCGGACGTTCCCCGGCCACGAGTAGCGACAGAGCGCGTCGATCGCCGCGGGGGTGAAGCCCTCCAGGCGAGCCCCCCGCGCCGCCTCGCGGGCCAGGAAGTGGCGGGCGAGCAGGAGCACGTCGTCGCCCCGCTCGCGCAAGGGGGGAATGCGCAGGGTGATCACGTTGAGCCGGAAGTACAGGTCCTCGCGAAAGCGGCCCGCGGCGACCTCCTTTTCGAGGTCGCGGTTCGTCGCGGCGATGACGCGGCAGTCGACGCGGCGAGTGGCCGACTCCCCCAGGCGCTGGATCTCCCCGCTCTGGAGGACGCGCAGGAGCTTCACCTGGACCGGCGGCGAGATCTCGCCGACCTCGTCGAGGAAGATCGTCCCCCGGTGGGCCTGCTCGAAATGGCCCGCCCGGTCGCGCACCGCGCCGGTGAAGGCGCCGCGGACGTGGCCGAAGAGCTCCGCCTCGAGGAGCGTGTCGGGGATCGCCGCGCAGTGGACCTTCACGAGGCGCCGGTCGCTCCGCGGGCTCAGCTCGTGGATCGCTTCCGCGATCACCTCCTTCCCCGTGCCGGTCTCGCCGGTCAGCAGGACGCTCGCTTGACTGGGAGCGATCTTTTCGACCTGGCGCAGCACCCGCGTGAATGCCGGGGAAGTGCCGATCACGTTGTCGAGCCGCCGCCGTGCCCGGAGATCCTGTCGGAGCCGGCGGTTCTCCGCGGCGAGTTCGTGCTGGGCGAGCGCGAGCGCCAGCGCCTTCCGCAGCGCCCGCGCGCGCGGCGGCTTGACCAGCACGTCCACGACGCCGTGCTTCATCAGGGAGACGGCGTCTTCCACCGTCGCCTGGCCGGAAACCACCAGGAACGTGGTGTCGGGACACGGTTCCCGGAGCGAGAGAACGAACTCGAGGCCGTTCATCTCGGGCATCGCGAAGTCGGTGATCACCACCGCAGGGGGCTCTTCCCGCGCGGCCTCGAGCGCCGCCCGCGGGCGCTCGAAGGTGCGGATGTCGTGGCCCTCGGGCGCCAGCGCGGCCGCGACCGCCTCGCAGGTCACGGGATCGTCGTCCACCACGAACACGACAGCCAACGCGACGCCTCCTCCGCTTCCAGGTCTCGGTGCGCCCCTATCCGCCGCCGTCCTCCAGCCTTTCCGCAGGAGGCAGGAGCTTCTCCGGGGGGCCGTAGCGCCCCCGCCAGTGCACGAGGCGGAGGGCGAGCCAGCCGTCGCCGCACGCGACGCGCCAGGCGCCGCCCTCGGCCAGAACGGTCCCCGGCGCCGCGCCCTCCGGCCCATCGGCGGGCTCCGCCCGGACCACGCCCAGCGGCTCGCCGGCGAGCCGCGCCCGGGGATGGCCCCAGGGGGAGGGTAGGGGATAGTAGTCGGCGGCGCGGATGAAGGCGTCCAGCCGTTCGGCGGGCCATTCCCAGCGGATCCGGCCTCCGTGCGGAACGCCGCGCCCGTAGTAGCTGCGCGAGGACCTGTCCTGGGGACGCCGGGGGATCCTCGGCGGTTCGGCCCGGGCGTCGTCGAGCAGGCGCTCGAGCAGCGCGACACCCTCGCGGATGCACCTCGCCGCGACCGACAACCCCGTCGCGCGCGGCTCGATGGGGAAGATCGTCTGGTAAGCGATGTCCCCGGTGTCGATGCCCCGGTCCATCCAGTGAACGGTCACGCCGTGCTGCCGCTCGCCGTTCAACACGGCCCAGCTCGGCGCGTTCAGTCCGGCGTACCTCGGCAGCGGGCCCGGGTGGAGGTTGAAGGCGCCGATGCGGGCCGCCTCCAGGATCTCCGGCCGGATCAAGTAGAGCGAGTGGACGTTGAGGATCAGATCGACCGCCAGCGCCGAGACCTCCCGGGCGAAGGCGGGCTCCTTCACCCGCTCCGGCGGAAGGACCGGGATCCCCGCCGCCTCGGCGACCTCGCGCACGCTCGCCCCGCGAACTCCGGCGCCGGGGCGTTTCGCGAGCACGCCGACGATCTCGTGGGGCGAGGCGAGCAGGCGCCTGAGAACCTGCACGCCGGCCGACTCCTCGCCGACCAGCAGGACCCGACGCGCGCGCCCCTCCGGCACCGCTCGGCTTCCTCAGGCTCGGGGGTGCGAGGCGTCGTAGACGTCCAGCACCCGCTCGAGAGAGAGCTTCGTGTAACGCTGCGTGGTCGACAACCGCGCGTGGCCCAACAGCTCCTGGATCGCGCGGAGGTCCATTCCCGACTCGAGCATGTGCGTCGCGAAGGAATGGCGCAGCGCGTGGGGGTGGACGCCGCGCGCGAGCGCCGCGCGGCGCACCGCCCGATCGAGGATGCGTCGGACGGAGCGGTCGGTGAGCCGGCCTCCGCGCATGTTGAGGAACAGCGCCGCGCTGCCCGAGCGCTCCCTGAGCGGTGCGGAGGCGGCGAGATAGGCCCGCAGTGCGGCGGCTGCGCGGCGGCCGAAAGGAACGATCCGCTCCTTCCGGCCCTTGCCCAGGACGCGCACCGTCCGCTCGCGCAGGTGCAGATCGTCGACGTCCAACCCGACCAGTTCGGAGACGCGCAGTCCGGCCCCGTAGAGAAGCTCGAGGAGCGCGCGATCGCGCCGGCCCGCCGCCGTCCCCGCATCCGGGGCTTCGAGCACCGCCGCGACGTCTTCCACGTCCAGCCGGTCCGGCAGCCGCTCCGCGCGCTTCGGATTGGCCAGCTCCTCGGCGGGGTTGGCGGAGACCTCGCCCCGCCGGGCGAGCCACCGGAAAAGGGAGCGCACCGCGGAAAGGCGCCGCGCGATCGTCGTGGCCGAAAGACCGCGGCGGTGCATGTCGCCCACCCAGGCGCGGAGGTGACCGGCCTTCACCTGCCGCGGGCCCGGCGGGCGGCGTCCGCCGCCGGCGCGCTCGAGGAAGAGGCAGAGATCGAGCAGATCGCGGCGGTAGGCGCGGACCGTTTCGCGGGAGCGGTCGAGGTCCTCCTCGAGGTGCGACAGGAATCGTTGGGCCGCCGACCGCACGGCTACGGACCGCTCAGGAGGGAACCGGGGGTCCGTCCGGGCAGCCGGCGTCGATCCACAGGATCAGCCGCCTCACCTGGTCGGCGGCGGCGGCCGCCGCGGCCCCCATCCGCCGCTCGTGCGCCTTCAGCTCGGGTAGCGCTTCGGCTAGCACATTCCGGATCCGCGCCGGGTCGAATCCGGCTTCGAGCAGCGCCACCGCGACCCGCCAGTCGGGCAGCGGCGCGGCGCTGAAGGCTCCGAACGCCCCGGTGAGGTCGCCCGCCGCCAGCCGCGCCCGGGCCATCAGCGACCTCGCCCGGGAGAGGAGTTCCGGCGTGTCCTCGCCCCGCTCCTCGCTCCACCGGAGGGCGAGCGCGGTGTGGTGCGAAGCCCGCTCGGGGTTGTCGAGCAGCAGCAGGTACCCCTCCGCCAGCGCCAGCGACGTTTCGGGATCGCCCGGAAGCTCCTCTTCCATCCGCTCCAACACCGCCCGCGCCTGCTCGGGACGGCCGGTGCGGGCGTGGCAGAGCGCGATCTGCGACATGAGGAAC
Proteins encoded in this region:
- a CDS encoding sensor histidine kinase: MSDRPTRDDPTGLPQTARVMAAVAAAGALALGAVGVVSWQRERVRLDREQEARAERAAAVAAAFTLRRVERSRLFLRGLAQARLLQEALAQRNAARVSAAVRRLASGTEAPLIAVLDAAGRPLGGSNALALMSLGSLSPPRSSGGAWRALLGQVAAVFDVPVTAAGRTLGTVRGAVRFGPAFLNEISHDLGVPLAILRGEISVGAAFPAPPPLPGGQSDHLAGRTELGGIPFDLAYVRLDRAPLESDPGGPPTWIVAGIDRSGVAAARRRFLWLTAGLGAGGLALMLLVTGVLLRAASTRERRLVAQRDAAAARSAGLSDRLEHLRAVVHDIKAPLTGVQLTAEQLRETAEDEGTRRALGRIIQTCERLELFLTNVLTAARAEEGPIELRREVVLAHGMLEEVAERLAILSETRGVRLATRADAPLPPFEADASLLERALANLAANAIAACGEGDEVRLFAERGDGEIVLGVEDTGPGFPFDPAQAFSRARPRVKDASLKAGSSGLGLYIVARIAEAHGGRSEAENRPGGGARTAIRIPLAGPSRDEKG
- the xerC gene encoding tyrosine recombinase XerC encodes the protein MRSAAQRFLSHLEEDLDRSRETVRAYRRDLLDLCLFLERAGGGRRPPGPRQVKAGHLRAWVGDMHRRGLSATTIARRLSAVRSLFRWLARRGEVSANPAEELANPKRAERLPDRLDVEDVAAVLEAPDAGTAAGRRDRALLELLYGAGLRVSELVGLDVDDLHLRERTVRVLGKGRKERIVPFGRRAAAALRAYLAASAPLRERSGSAALFLNMRGGRLTDRSVRRILDRAVRRAALARGVHPHALRHSFATHMLESGMDLRAIQELLGHARLSTTQRYTKLSLERVLDVYDASHPRA
- a CDS encoding sigma-54-dependent Fis family transcriptional regulator, producing MGRRARRRGPFWPRAAPGASRAATAGSPSASCTGGGATAPRRSSCLLRKGWRTAADRGAPRPGSGGGVALAVVFVVDDDPVTCEAVAAALAPEGHDIRTFERPRAALEAAREEPPAVVITDFAMPEMNGLEFVLSLREPCPDTTFLVVSGQATVEDAVSLMKHGVVDVLVKPPRARALRKALALALAQHELAAENRRLRQDLRARRRLDNVIGTSPAFTRVLRQVEKIAPSQASVLLTGETGTGKEVIAEAIHELSPRSDRRLVKVHCAAIPDTLLEAELFGHVRGAFTGAVRDRAGHFEQAHRGTIFLDEVGEISPPVQVKLLRVLQSGEIQRLGESATRRVDCRVIAATNRDLEKEVAAGRFREDLYFRLNVITLRIPPLRERGDDVLLLARHFLAREAARGARLEGFTPAAIDALCRYSWPGNVRELENVIARAAALAEGPLIDVGDLPEALRNESGREGAGRRIEEMTLAEAERHLILHALERCSGDKRAAAKRLGISLATLYRKLASYRQA
- a CDS encoding methionyl-tRNA formyltransferase, yielding MPEGRARRVLLVGEESAGVQVLRRLLASPHEIVGVLAKRPGAGVRGASVREVAEAAGIPVLPPERVKEPAFAREVSALAVDLILNVHSLYLIRPEILEAARIGAFNLHPGPLPRYAGLNAPSWAVLNGERQHGVTVHWMDRGIDTGDIAYQTIFPIEPRATGLSVAARCIREGVALLERLLDDARAEPPRIPRRPQDRSSRSYYGRGVPHGGRIRWEWPAERLDAFIRAADYYPLPSPWGHPRARLAGEPLGVVRAEPADGPEGAAPGTVLAEGGAWRVACGDGWLALRLVHWRGRYGPPEKLLPPAERLEDGGG